One part of the Humulus lupulus chromosome 9, drHumLupu1.1, whole genome shotgun sequence genome encodes these proteins:
- the LOC133800751 gene encoding MLO-like protein isoform X2 — MNFWSQPPFSLWIAHLAPESETRFDFQKYISRTLEEDFVVVVGITPLIWFVAILILLSNTYGIYSYLWLPFLPLIVRTTQCTNNRDYAY, encoded by the exons ATGAACTTTTGGAGCCAACCACCATTTTCACTTTGGATT GCACATTTGGCTCCAGAAAGTGAAACAAGATTTGATTTTCAGAAATACATTAGCAGAACACTTGAAGAGGATTTTGTAGTTGTTGTTGGGATAAC CCCACTCATTTGGTTCGTTGCAATATTGATTCTACTGTCTAACACATATG GAATTTACTCTTATCTATGGCTGCCATTTCTACCTTTGATTGTACGTACAACACAATGCACAAACAATAGAGACTATGCTTACTGA
- the LOC133800751 gene encoding MLO-like protein isoform X1: protein MNFWSQPPFSLWIAHLAPESETRFDFQKYISRTLEEDFVVVVGITLVFQPLNSSAYIYIYIFIYVRITPELCFICIFSPLIWFVAILILLSNTYGIYSYLWLPFLPLIVRTTQCTNNRDYAY, encoded by the exons ATGAACTTTTGGAGCCAACCACCATTTTCACTTTGGATT GCACATTTGGCTCCAGAAAGTGAAACAAGATTTGATTTTCAGAAATACATTAGCAGAACACTTGAAGAGGATTTTGTAGTTGTTGTTGGGATAACGTTAGTGTTTCAGCCTTTAAACTCATCagcttatatatacatatatatatttatatatgtgaggATAACACCTGAACTGTGCTTTATATGTATATTCAGCCCACTCATTTGGTTCGTTGCAATATTGATTCTACTGTCTAACACATATG GAATTTACTCTTATCTATGGCTGCCATTTCTACCTTTGATTGTACGTACAACACAATGCACAAACAATAGAGACTATGCTTACTGA